The following proteins are encoded in a genomic region of Bubalus kerabau isolate K-KA32 ecotype Philippines breed swamp buffalo chromosome 13, PCC_UOA_SB_1v2, whole genome shotgun sequence:
- the SLC52A3 gene encoding solute carrier family 52, riboflavin transporter, member 3 → MAFLIHLLVCTFGMGSWVAINGLWVELPLLVTELPEGWYLPSYLTVIIQLANIGPLLVTLLHHFRPGCLSEVAVVFAVLGVGTIACILFAFLWNVTSWVLGSQHSIAFLVLTFFLALVDCTSSVTFLPFMSRLPTYYLTTFFVGEGLSGLLPALVALAQGSGLTTCVNVTEISATTLSPDTTRNVDSPQGASSTLVSKLAGTAPSVIHLESRYLPANFSPLVFFLLLSFMMACCFISFFFLQRQPKRWEASIEDLLTSQVTLNSIRPQEGKDLGPPEESGKAQDPLEEKTAPQRLAHLTFIYVLVAFVNALTNGVLPSVQTYSCLSYGPVAYHLSATLSSMASPLTCFLSIFLPNRSLPFLGVLAVLGTSFGAYNMAMAVMSPCPFMQGHWGGEVLIVVSWVLFTGCLSYVKVMLGVILRDHSRSALLWCGAAVQLGSLLGAVVMFPLVNVLRLFSSADFCSLQCSA, encoded by the exons ATGGCCTTCCTGATACACCTGCTGGTCTGCACGTTCGGGATGGGCTCCTGGGTGGCCATCAACGGGCTTTGGGTGGAGCTGCCCCTGCTGGTGACAGAGCTACCGGAGGGCTGGTATCTGCCCTCCTACCTCACAGTGATCATCCAGCTGGCCAACATCGGCCCCCTGCTGGTCACCCTGCTCCATCACTTCCGGCCCGGCTGCCTCTCCGAGGTGGCCGTTGTCTTCGCCGTGCTGGGGGTGGGCACCATCGCCTGCATCCTCTTCGCCTTCCTCTGGAACGTCACTTCCTGGGTGCTGGGCAGCCAGCACAGCATTGCCTTCCTGGTCCTCACCTTCTTCCTGGCCCTGGTGGACTGCacctcctctgtcaccttcctgcCCTTCATGAGCAGGCTGCCCACCTACTACCTCACCACCTTCTTTGTGGGCGAAGGACTCAGCGGCCTCCTGCCCGCACTGGTGGCTCTTGCCCAGGGCTCGGGTCTCACCACCTGCGTCAACGTCACGGAGATATCGGCCACCACCCTGAGCCCTGACACCACCAGGAACGTGGACAGCCCACAG GGAGCTAGCAGCACTTTGGTGTCTAAACTCGCTGGGACAGCACCCTCCGTGATCCACCTGGAAAGCCGTTACCTGCCCGCCAACTTCTCGCCCTTGGTCTTCTTCCTTCTGCTCTCCTTCATGATGGCCTGCTGCTTCATCTCCTTCTTTTTCCTCCAGCGTCAACCCAAGCGCTGGGAAGCCTCCATAGAAGACCTCCTCACCTCTCAGGTCACCCTCAACTCCATCCGGCCACAGGAAGGGAAGGACCTGGGTCCCCCAGAGGAGAGCGGCAAGGCCcaggaccccctggaggagaagacgGCCCCCCAGCGCCTGGCCCACCTGACATTCATCTACGTCCTGGTGGCCTTTGTGAACGCGCTCACCAACGGCGTGCTGCCCTCGGTGCAGACCTACTCCTGCCTGTCCTACGGGCCTGTGGCCTACCACCTGTCTGCCACCCTCAGCTCCATGGCCAGCCCTCTCAcctgcttcctctccatttttctGCCTAACAG GTCTCTGCCATTCCTGGGAGTCCTCGCAGTGCTCGGGACCAGCTTCGGAGCCTACAACATGGCCATGGCTGTGATGAGCCCCTGCCCCTTCATGCAGGGCCACTGGGGCGGAGAAGTCCTCATT GTGGTTTCTTGGGTGCTGTTCACTGGCTGTCTGAGCTACGTCAAGGTGATGCTGGGTGTGATTCTGCGCGACCACAGCCGCAGCGCCCTCCTGTGGTGCGGGGCGGCGGTGCAGCTGGGCTCGCTCCTGGGAGCGGTTGTCATGTTCCCGCTGGTCAACGTGTTGAGGCTCTTCTCATCCGCTGACTTCTGCAGCCTGCAGTGCTCCGCCTAA